A window of Syngnathus scovelli strain Florida unplaced genomic scaffold, RoL_Ssco_1.2 HiC_scaffold_27, whole genome shotgun sequence contains these coding sequences:
- the LOC125993141 gene encoding janus kinase and microtubule-interacting protein 3-like, with translation LRYRQLTQEYQALQRAYALLAQTSEGDYDAEKEIKTREKLMVEMGHYQSRVADLESALKQQGQNVKWVEEKQLLRQSNQQLAEKVRRMEAEEARLKEHIQDIRDQNELLEFRILELEEREWRSPVLKFLQVRFPDGLSPLQIYCEAEGVRDIVISDLMKKLDILGYNANLTNEEQVVVIHARTLLTLAEKWLEYIKVTKSALQQKMLDIESEKDMFCKQKGYLDEELDFRKCSMDQAHKRILELEAMLYEALPQRDCPATDGEKASHAGVNDVLTADQREELRSAVDQWKRALMCELRERDACILQERMDLLHSAQQRNKELKEFIEAQKRQIKQLEEKFLFLFLFFSLAFILWP, from the exons cttcgctaccgccagctgacgcaagaatatcaagcgctgcaacgagcctacgctctgctagcccagaccagcgaaggggactacgacgccgagaaggagatcaag accagagaaaagctgatggtagaaatgggtcactatcaaagcagagtagcagatctggagtcagcgctgaagcaacaaggacag aatgtcaagtgggtggaggagaagcagctgctgcgtcagagcaatcagcagttggccgaaaag gtcaggcggatggaggcggaagaagcgcgtctgaaagagcacatccaggatatccgagaccaaaacgaactgcttgagttccgcatcctggagctggag gagagggagtggcgctcccccgtcttgaagtttctgcaagtccgtttcccagacggcctcagccctttgcagatctactgcgaggccgagggcgtgag ggacatcgtcatcagtgatctgatgaagaagctggacatcctgggctataacgcc aatctcaccaacgaggagcaggtggtcgtgattcacgccaggacccttctcaccctagccgagaag tggttagaatacatcaaagtgaccaagtcagcacttcaacagaagatgttggacattgaaagtgagaag gatatgttctgcaagcagaagggctacctggatgaagagttggacttcaggaagtgttccatggaccaggctcataag aggatcctggagctggaggccatgttgtacgaggcgctaccgcagcgggactgccccgccacggacggcgaaaaagccagccacgctggcgtgaatgacgtgctgacggcggatcagagagaagagcttaggagcgccgtggaccaatggaagcgagccctgatgtgcgagttgagggagcgcgacgcttgcatcctccaagagagaatggatctgctgcacagcgcgcaacag aggaacaaagagctgaaagaattcatcgaagctcagaagagacaaatcaaacaattggaggagaagtttctgtttctctttctattcttctccttggccttcattctgtggccctaa